CATCCCCTCGGTCTTTATCAGCTACACCGGCGAGGCGCTGGATAAAAAAACGCCGCTATTGCGCTCCATGGAAGCGCTAAGCCGTTCGGCCTTGAGAATCTTGCGGCTGTTCGGCAACAACAAGGCCGACCGGGTGATCACCACCATCGGAACGGAGCAAGAGTACTTTCTCATCGACAAGGCGTTTTTTGCGCTGCGTCCGGACCTGCGCATCACCGGTCGAACGCTGCTGGGCGCAGAACCGCCCAAAGGACAACAGCTGGAGGACCATTACTTTGGCTCCATCAAGGACCGCGTCCTCGCCTTCATGCAGGATTCAGAGATCGAGCTCTACAAAGTGGGCGTGCCGGCGAAAACCCGCCACAACGAAGTGGCGCCCCATCAGTTCGAAATTGCGCCGATCTTTGCCGAAGCCAATGTGGGGGCGGATCGCAATCAGTTGATCATGGAAATTCTGAAAAAAATGGCCAACCGCCATGGACTGGCGCTGCTGCTGCACGAAAAACCCTTTGCCGGCATCAACGGCAGCGGCAAACATAACAATTGGTCCATGGCCGATTCGGACGGCAACAATCTGCTGGAACCCGGCAATACGCCCGAGGAGAATCTGCAGTTCCTGGTCTTTCTCACCGCCGTGCTGCGCGCCGTCTATTACTATGGCGATCTGCTGCGCGCGGCCATCGCCTCGGCGTCCAACGACCACCGGCTCGGCGCCAACGAAGCGCCGCCAGCGATCATGTCCGTATTTCTCGGCGATCAGCTGACCAAAATCCTCGATGCGATTAAAACCGGAAAAACCGTCAAGGCGACGACACAAAACCTCATCGATCTGGGTCTCACCAAGCTGCCGGCCATTCTGCGCGACAACACGGACCGCAACCGCACCTCGCCCTTTGCCTTCACCGGCAACAAGTTCGAATTCCGCGCCGCCGGTTCCTCCGCCTCGGTGTCGCTGCCCAACACGATCCTCAACGCAACGGTGGCCGATTCACTGGACGTGCTCTACGCGGACCTCGAGAAAGAGATCGAAAAGGGCACGGAATTCAAAACCGCGGTCATCGCCATTTTGCGCAAACACATCAAG
The window above is part of the bacterium genome. Proteins encoded here:
- a CDS encoding glutamine synthetase type III, producing MSIKTSGANLRQQVLLTIAANNKIEYTPPTASSPKIFGINCFNEKVMREKMPKDVYKKLRATIRKGEKLDMAIADVVAHAMKEWALNKGVSHFTHWFQPQTGLTAEKHDAFIEFDEEGIVLERFRGEQLVQGEPDASSFPSGGMRTTFEARGYTMWDPSSPAFIMEGPKGGILCIPSVFISYTGEALDKKTPLLRSMEALSRSALRILRLFGNNKADRVITTIGTEQEYFLIDKAFFALRPDLRITGRTLLGAEPPKGQQLEDHYFGSIKDRVLAFMQDSEIELYKVGVPAKTRHNEVAPHQFEIAPIFAEANVGADRNQLIMEILKKMANRHGLALLLHEKPFAGINGSGKHNNWSMADSDGNNLLEPGNTPEENLQFLVFLTAVLRAVYYYGDLLRAAIASASNDHRLGANEAPPAIMSVFLGDQLTKILDAIKTGKTVKATTQNLIDLGLTKLPAILRDNTDRNRTSPFAFTGNKFEFRAAGSSASVSLPNTILNATVADSLDVLYADLEKEIEKGTEFKTAVIAILRKHIKDTEAIRFNGNNYSKEWEQEAARRNLPNIKNTAYALDSLVAPKNIE